The region GCGGTGCCTCTTTATCCTGTCAAACACCACccgagcagctgctggggcatcAGGGGCATTTTCTGAGATTTCTCCTCATGGAACAGCTGGTCCACACATAAAATATGTGTGTTATGTAAAAACAACACCCTGGTGGTGATgctgaggggcagggacaccccaagCAATGAAGCGACTCCAGAGGTACCAGAGGATTTGGGAGCTCTCCCTCTGCGCTCTCCTTCCACAGTTCTGCAAATATTCCAGGAGTTCAGTCCATGTGAAAAGATGGGAATAGCAAAGTCCTCGTGTCTGGCTGCTGGAAGGTCCTTTGAAGTCAGTTCCCACTCTCTGAATTAATCCTGatgctgccccagctctccctgttGCCCGAGGATGTGGATGGTGGTTTGGGAAACCACACACAATTTGGGGGCTTTCCACCATGCccaaaaaaatgtaaatttttttctccattcgAGATTCGCGTTGAAATCAattctccctgtgctgctttttaaaGGAATATGTAACAAAGGCTTCTTTTCAGCCAATGCTTGGTCTTCCAAAACCGTTCCAGAGCTTTTTTCATGCCCAAAAGCAGCGGCCTCCAAATGCAATGCAGAGACAATGTACGACCTCCAGCagcataaggaaaaaataaatcacttaaaaactaaaaaagaacaaagtaCTTTTCTGTTAAGCCTCTTTATTTGCAAATATAACACCAAACCAAGGACATGGTGTTTTATCAATCTCCAGGGATTGCAAAGATTTCAATGAAAAATGTATCAGTGAACTGAAGAGTCAGGAGGAAACACCTAAACAGAAGAAAGCAGCCTCCTCTGTAAGAGCAAACAGAATTCTCTTATTTCTTCTTGTCCACTGACAAACTTTTTTAATTCAAGAACTAATGAGGGgttaaaaacaggaaaaaaatgagatttttgaaTTCATAGCAGGAAATGAAGAAGAAAGGCAAGACCAAAGTTCTACTATTTCTTAAGCACTTAAAAGGAACAGTAATGAGAAACAGCCAGTCCGAGGAAAAATCCAACTTGAATACAGaaagtttaatttatttatcaaaacatgcttcttttcttctctcttcttttcaAACACTAAGGCTTTTAATAGCTCTTTAATGTACATACTTTGGCTCTGGCTCTTTCTCCCCTCCCTGGAGAGACCTTTTAAAAGAGATCTCAATTTCCACTTAAATAGAAGCaatcaataataaaatacatCAGTAACATTATAAAGTATTATTGTCCAAGAGCAAACcaagaaatatttcacagcCATTTTATATTTTGTGCTTAAATCTGTACAGGTAACACCTTCCTTGCTATCAAGTAGTAGTGAGTGGACACCGGTCAGCTTCTCTCAAAGTTTATTTAAAAGCCAACAAATGAGAATGAACCCAAGAAATaattagaaaggaaaattactAATGTGGCCTGCTTGCTGATTTCACTCATTGACTCAAGTTTAACTGCAATGCCTTTTGGCCAGGGCCAAGTGCAGGATCTGGGCACAGAGTCCATCCCAGTGGGTTAATTCCATGGGACTGGCTAAGAACTTTCCCAGATGGATTTGTGCCAAGCCCCgttcctgggcagctcctgcagcagggctctAACAGGTGGGAACAGAGGATGCAGCCTCAGCCCAGGGTTCAGCTCTCAGgtgccacacacagcccctcaaaggctctgagatCAGACCCGTCCTTCCCTGCCTCGCTCCTCACCTGCGGCACACAGATCGATCTACTCCAGCTCCTACCTGGAAACCAGAGCCTGAAGGATCTAAATTCAATCCACTGCAGGTGGAGACCACAGCAGAGACACAAGTGACACAAAAGTGGTTTTAAATCTCAGCCTTACACCAACCTGACAGCTGAGCCTGCTGGAGGCATCCATCCCACGCCAGCGTGCCTCGGGAACGAGTTCACTTTCCTCCTTGGACCTCCTGGGTCAGCACTGTGACACTGCCACACAgcctggggtcccagcacagggagggctctgAGCCCTGTCATGAGCACACCTCGGTGTCCCCAGCACCATGAGGGCTCTGTCACGGGCTGGAGGGATCAGCTGGAGCCTGTGCAACACTGCAGCCTGAGGTGTGTTAAAATAAAACTCACAACCAGTCACATGCTGACTGCCTCAGGCACCTGTTAAAAGTACTTTTCTACCCTAAACCACCCTGCAGTCACACATGGCCAAGCCTCTACCGCTGGAGAAGAGCCTGCAAAGTGTCCCACTAATTGTGGACGATTCATCAGGGCACTTCAGAGCCTTCACCCACCCatgctgagcatccccagcatcACCACGCAAAACAATGACGGTCTTCTTCACGGTCAGTCCATAAATTTCCTGGAAGTCCGTGGGAAGGATCAGTTACACTGAACGCTGCAccagccacactgctgtcaTTTCAGACCATTTCTGCTGAAATGCTGACACTCCTCATCACGCCAGCACAGCTACAAAGGGCTTGTGCAGTCTCCTTCACGTTAAATAATAACTGGATGTATGCTAATTGCCTTTCCTCCAGTGAACTGTCTGCATTCCCTTCCGATTTCCTGTAGCTACAAATATGATAATCAGGAGAACAAAGACTTTAGCACAGCCACCCGGGCACAGCAAATGCAGTGGAGTGTGTACGCCtgactccagcagcagcagcacagaaggcagacctgcagcctggctgccctgagCACCCCGAGCCCACCTTCGGGAGGTGTCAACAAAGAGCGGTGTAAAATCGCACATCGGAGCGAAGTTTCTCACTGTAACTTCCCGGACAATGCAGCCCCTTAGCAACGCGGCCGCTCTCAAACCAACCAATCCACCTTTAATTCCCACTTCCTCCCAAACTCTCTGGACAGCAACTTCTGGCACTCCATCAgtccccttttatcccagtttctttttataaatCCAAGGTCAGGTTTCCTCTCCCATCTCATGTGATGTGCTGGACTGAAGTTCTGCCAGCGCGGTGGGTCCCCAACACTGCCAAACCCCCTCCCGCGCTCCCCTCAGCCCGTCCCGCCGCCCACCGGGCATCTCCCCGGCTCCGGCGGAGAGCAGGAGCCCAGTGGGAAGCACCAACTCTCCCAGCGGCGCTGAACGACgcctgttaaaaataaaaccgCGCCGGCACCGAGTCCCTCCACCCCGGTCGCTCGGGGGTCCCGGGCCCGGCCTCGCCCCTCACCTCCTCCTCGCTCTCGCTGCGGAAGCACAGGCAGGCCGCCCGCTTCTTGTAGCCGTCCCCGTCGTAGGTGCGCGTCTGGTTGGACTTGAGCTTCATCATCCTCCGctccgggggcggcggggccggaggaCGCGCGGCCCGgagggcgggggcgggcgggacCCACCGGGCGGCGAAGGACAGGGGGGCGCGGAGGGACCGCCTGCCCGCGACAGTCTCTTTCTGGGTCTCGCTTCGTGGGTCTCGCTACGCGCTGCCTCCCTTCGCCCGCCTCACCCCTGCCCTCGCtcccggccgcgccgccgccaccgcccgcGCTCCGGCCACCGCCGACGACGACCGCGCCGCCATCTTGGGGCTCGCTACGCAAACGGCGTAGCGCCGCCGGGCGGGGAGGCGGCGCTGCCCCTGCGGCCTCGCGGCGCGCCCGCTACGTCAAGTGCGCAGCGCGGCTTCCAGAATCGCTCCCCCCTCGCCGGCGGCGCCGCCACGCCCCCGCCCCGGCTCGCGCGCTCTGCGCCAGTGGCGCACGCCGCGTTCGGGAATAGGGCGGGCGGCGcagagcggcggcggcgggcgctcGGCCTTACGCGAACGGCGcaggggccgggccggccgcgCGCACGTGGCCCCGCGGTGACAGCGGCTCCGCGGGGAGCGCAGCGCCCGCCCTCCGCCGCGCGGGGGCGCCGCAGGCACCGCGCCAGTCCCACCCCCGGTGACACCGAAGGGCCGGGTCCGTTCCCCGGTGACATCccgggtgtgtgtgtgttcatcCCCCCGCCCTGACAGTGCGGGTCGATGCCCATTCCCTCTCCAGTGACACCCGGCTGGGTGTCCATTCCCCCGCCGGTGATGCCGCGGGTCGCTGTCCGTGTGTCCGCTGACACCGCGAGTCGGTTCCCAAGTGTCGCTCCCCCGCCCGGTGACACCGCGGCCATCCCGGGCCCGTTACCGATTAGTCACCAGCTGCCGAGCGACATctggcggcgggcggcggccaCAGCGCCACTCGCTCCCCTCCCCCACCGGTGCTGCCGCCAAGCCCACCCTCGGTCCCCCCCAAGTGACAGCCCAGGTGACAGCGCAGCGGGGCAGGACACGCGGAGCCGCCCACGCGGGCTGTGTCCCCATCGGAGGGACacgggctggcacagctgagttctccatctgcagcacagctcagccccagcccagcgctgCTGCATGGCAGGAAATCAGCACggccctgggcagatgggaaaTGCTCCTGCATTCCTGCAGGACTCACTTCCACACCCCCTAAACCTGCAGAGTTCCTGCACCAGAACCTGCATTTAGTCACTCCCAAAGTGCTGCTCCAGATGCCAAAGATGTGAGTCACGCTGTGCTTCGTGAGCTCTGTTTGTGCACTTCACACAGGCGTGAACCCAGTGGCATTTTCACCTCTTTTATTATACACAAAACATGAGCACAAAGTTCTACTGCGGGGGCTGACCACGTCCACGACCGAATCCACCTCTCTGCAACAGCAAAAGGAGAGTGTTAGAAATCACAGTGCCAAGTAATGACAGCAAAAACAAACATCATCAAAGCTCTCTGATGGCACAGGTTAGCCAGGTGAGCGCCACCAACATCAACCCATTCCAGCCAGCTCTGTGGATGACATCTAAAATACTGTTATTTTTGAAGTATAAAACCATGGATCAAAGAGCTCAGCTTGCACTCAAACTTGTCACTGGCCTCTGTCCCACCACGTCCTTTCCCCACAGCAAGCAAGCTGCCTGTGAAGGGTGAATGTTTCCAGCCCCTTTGACACCCTCAGAATCCCACAGGCAGGACCTTCCAGCCTCTCCCACCAAAGCCTtcaaaaaaaggaagcaaagctCAAATGTAAACACTCACAAACTGGAATTCCgtggctgctccagcaccagcctCAGCCTTCTtgtcagcaccagctgcagaAAGAGAAGCAGTCAGTGCCCACAGAACCCCCTGCCTGGGAGCAAAGCTTTAACCACCCCACAGAACCAAAACTGGGGCTAAACACAGCAAAGCAACAGCTGCAAATGGGCGTGTTTGAGTTACTGAACCAACCCCAGGGAAAACAGCTCAGCCGGACAAAACTCCAGCACACCTCCACTCCACCCTCACATACAGACTCTAAAGCATGCCAAGAGCCTCATCTTCCCCTTTTCTCTCTGAGAGGAGCCCTAGAGCTGGGACAATGGTCCCTgggaggggcacagggggcacactCACGTGGCACGGCGCTGCGGCGGTACGTGTCCCGGTCAGCCTCGCCCCGCGTCAGCCGCGCCGGGCGCTCGCCCTCCAGACCTGcaacagagcacagctcagaccctgctctgccagggctcagacacagcctcctgcagcccacGGGGCAGAACAGCACCGGCTCTGACAGCAGCGCTGCGCCTGGGGCAGCTCGGGGGAATGCACCTAAGGAGAACGGTGATTTACTAAAGGGAACTTCACTTGAAGGGTGAAATCTGCTCAAGTGTCCCAGCTTGTGGCAGGGTGGAAGTTAAATAATGTGAGAAGTGGGTTTAGAGCATCATCTCAACGGTCTTCTGGTGATCAATCTAGGGCTGAATGTTATTGTTGgtaaaaatcccagaaatactGGGAATCTGCCATGGCTGACAGGCCTGTGCACAGCTGAGTCCCAAACTGCAGGATGGAATTCTCACCCCAACCTGTAACAGCCACACTGTCAgtaccccaaatccccccacaGAACAGGTTCAGGACAGTAAAAGCAGGTTATTTGTGGGATCTCAGATTAAAACCAGACAAAACTGCTGCAGGAACACCCAGCTGTGGTGGGACCACCTCGTCTCAGGGGCTGGGATGTGTCCctggagcccaggctggggtcTGCCCACCCAGACAAGACCCGTCTGTACCTGGCACACCCCAGTGCCCTCCTGCACATCCACATGCATTGGTTTGGCCATAAAAAACACAGTTCTTGCAATAATTCTTTTACTCCACCACCTCTGTGTCTCCCAGACTGCTGCTGCCTCAAGCAGGTCATCCATAACAAAAAAGAGTACCAAGTGCAATCCTTCCAAAAATCCCTGCCCAGATGGAGCTGAGGAGgcttccagcagcaggacaacCCTGTGACACcacacacagctcctcctgcacaaaccccagccagaggctgccatcctccctccctccctcccagcagggaTGCAGCTCCCTTAAGCTCACTGGATAAACACAGCATCTAAAGAACAGATCTTGGAACATCCAAGCAACTCAGAGatcaaagaaagcagcaaattcCCAGTTTTTCTGCAATTCCTTCCTTTGAAGCAGGTGATGCTCCTGTTTTGTTTGGCTCAGACACAAATTACAGCAGCTGGAGGTGAACTGCCAGCATGCCCTGGCCTCAGAAGCAAAAAAGCACAACCCATGTGATCCTCCGGAGCTGGAGCACATCTGGCTGCACCCCTGCACCTGGGGGTGTGACAGCCCACCGAGGGAAAATCAGAGCTGCAAGTCCAACACAGAgaatcacagagcagctggggctcacCTGCAATCACCCAGACCAACTCCAGGCAGGGCCACTCAGAGCAGGGGACACAAGAATGTGTCCAGGTGGGTCTGGAGAGGGAGACCCcacaccctccctgggcagctgttccagtgctctccCACCCACGTGGagagttcttcctcatgttgaggtggaacttgctgtattttatttctggcCACTGCTCCTTGCCCTGCCATGGGGCACCAGTGAGCAGAGTCTGGCAGCATCCCCTGGACATTTCTGTGGGTATTTGTGTCCTCTCCTCCATCCTaaccaggcccagctccctcagtctctCCTCACAGAGATGCTCCAAACCCCTCAGCATCTttgtgggctctgctgctcccccagcaggagTTTGCTGTTACCTTGAACAACAAGCCCTGTCCCAGAAGAAGCACATTCAGCGTCCCAGAGTGGGGACACCCAACACGGGTGACACCCTGGCCACAGGTGATGCCAGGTGTGGCTCACCAGCCCTGGACAGCACCTCCTCCACACTCCCACCTCCCAGGTGTGCTCCCAGCAATCCCAGTCCCTGGGGGTGACCTGTTCCCACTCAGAGCAGGACACTGCGtgtcccagctctccccaccCACAGAtctggcagtgccctggctgcccagccccccgtgcccccctgtgcccccctgaGCTGACCTTTGGGCCGGGGCCGGCCGGTCTCGGGGCGGCTGCGGCGCAGCGTGGCCGGGACGATCTCGGGGGGCAGGTGCAGGTAATCCCGCAGGTACTGGATGCCCTCGTTGGTCAGGTACCAGTAGAAGTGTCTCCAGGCAAACTGCTCCTTCACGTAGCCCCGGGACTTGAGGGACTGCGGGGACAGCCCCCAGTTACTCCCAGTGAATGCCAGCCCCTCACACACAGcggggtcagcagggacaggggacagggacaggggacagggacgaTTGTCATGCAGGCAGCACCATCCCAGGGACCCCCACTCCCCTGTCTCCCCCCCTTCTCTGAGCACAGGCTTTCCACCAGAACAGGCACAGTCGCACCACACAGCTGTTTTCTCACTCAAAGATGTCCATTTCCCCTAAACCCACACGGGTTCACTCTCCGGACAATCCCTGCTCCGTGCCCCCCCGTGCCCTCCCACCTGCATGGCTTTCATGACGTGCAGGTTGGGCACGTTCTTGTCCACCAGCTCGGGGTGCTTGGGCATGTGCACGTCCTTCTTGGCCACCATCACGCCCTCCTTGAACAGCAGCTCATAGATGGCGATTCGGTTCTTCTTGGGCATCAACATCTGCACGGGGCACAGCAAGCGGGGCTCGGTGACATTCGGGCACCAACAGCTGCACCGGGGACAGCGATCCCGGTGCCCCCCGAGCTGCGCTTCCCGGGAGGGAAAACCGAGGAGCACTCTCAGCTTTGGCTCCTTAAATCATCCCGCGGGCTCGGGCAGCCCCGCCACGGATGCTGTTGGTGCTGCCGGTAAGTCAAACCGAACGCGGGAACCGGGAGCTGTGAGAGCCTCTCGCCCCTCCGGGAACCGGAACCGATCCCGGCAGCGCCCCCAGCACGGGAAATCGGCTACGGGCGGTGCTCCCAGAccagccgggcccggggctCTCCGTGCTCGGCATGACTGACCCCCCGCGGATCACGGACCACCCCCGAGGCACCGCACGGGCCGGGAGGCCCCGGTGCCAGCGCTGGACATCCCGTACCGCCCCGCGGCCCGGCGCCCCCAATCCCTCCCTCCCCGCACGGCCGGCCTGGAGCCCCGATCACGGAGATGCCCCACAGGGGGGCCCAGGCCCCGGGATGGCGGCGATGCGCGGCCGATGGCCCGAGCGCGGCCTCAccgtggcggcggcggcggggcccgaCCGGAAAAGACTGCGCGTGCGCCGGACCGCCGCTTCCGCCGTGCCAAGGCCCCCGGCGGCGGGGATGGCCACGGCACTGCCTGTGCAGAGCGCAGGCCCCCTCCCGCCTGGGAACGGGCGGCCCGCTGCGGTGCCTGATGGGGACAGCGGGCGACACCCGCTCCCTCCCCACCCGTGTCACCTCCCGCCGTGACATCCCCACATGTCCCCAGCCGTGACATCCCCGTGTCACCCCAGCCGTGCCATCCCCACATGTCCCCAGCTCTGACATCCCTGCCCTATCCCCGTGTCAACCCCAGCCGTGACATCTCCGTGTCACCCCAGCCGTGACATCCCCACATGTCCCCAGCCGTGCCATCCCCGCACATCCCCAGCCGTGCCATCCCCGCACATCCCCAGCCGTGCCCAGTGTCCCTCGGAGCGGGGCTGTGACGCCCTGCCCGGGATCCCGGAGAGCCGCGGTTGCCCCGATCCCCGAGCGGGGCTCTCGTTCCCGAAGGGTTTCTCTGCAGCCGTGTCCCCTGGGTCCGTTCTGTCCCGCCCGGTTTGGGGGTTCGAACCCCCGGGAGCGAACGGAGCGGCTCCGGGGGAGGGGGACACGTCCTGAATGAACGCGGCGGGCACCGGGCACCCCGGAGCAGGGccgggggcagcaggaggggcggGGGGACGCCCGGTGCCCCGGTGCCCATCGCCGTCCCCTCGGCGGGCGCAGGGACCCCCGGTGCCCCGGTGCCCATCGCCGTCCCCGCGGCGGGAGCGCTGTCACCTTGCACGGCCGAGGAGCCGCCGCGCCGGGCCGGGGATTGGTCGGCTAAAAATGCCGCCCTAATCTCCGAGCTGATCTTTACCCCCTCCCTCCGCCCCATCTGCCGCGACCTGCCCGCGATGCGCAGCGCCGGCCCCGGGAGAGGCTCCGCCGCTGTCCCCGCGGCCCCGAGGTAcggccggcggggcgggcggggggcgcggggctgTCCCGGGGGGCGCAGGGGTGCCGGGCACCGGGGCGCTGTCACAGCGCTGTCCCCGCCGCTGTTTGAGCCGGCTCCGCGCCCGACCCGGTGTAAGTGATTCCCAGCTCGTGCCGGACCGTGCCGGGCGGGGAACGGGAGGGACCGAGGGATGCGCCGTGAGCCGCCCGGTGCCATCCCGAGCCTTTGCTGCCGTGTCACCCCCTTCTTTCTTCCTCCATGGACGGAGCTGGGGCGAAGCTCCGCGGGGTGACCCCAAGGATGCTGCGGCAATTGCGGCACCGGCCCGGCCCGTCCCGCGGGGCAGGAGCTGTCCCGGCTGCCCGGACACGCTGCGGGCGCTGGCGCTGGCGCTGTCcgtgcctgtgctgcagcagatcgCAGCTCCCGCACCTCCCGCCTCGGAAATGGCAAAGCGAGCGCTTTGCTAAACGGATTAGAGCTCTCCCGGCAGCCTCCCCGGCTGCTCCCGCATCCCCCGGCCCCCGCGTCGCCTTCCCCGGGCAAACCGCAGCCCTAAGCCAAGCAGAGATCAGGCACTGCGGCTCCCTGACTCCAAAACCCCGAGGGTCCTTTCCCCTCCCGGGGTTTTGTGCTCCctttgcaggagcacagaggaattcacccggcagcggctcggccggagctggagctgctgccctgccccgggGTCCCCCTGGTCTGTGCCCCCCTGGCCgctttctctccctcctctccctcctcttcctcctcccgTGGTGTGCGGCCGCCGGAGGGGCTGCGGCAGGACGGCAGCGGGGTTGAACCGTACGAGGATTGAGGGAAATGAGCCCAGGCACCGGCAGGGACCGACGGTGACGTGCACAAGGGAAGGGACATCAGCAAAGCGTGTCAGCCCCGACCGGGGCCACGTCCTGAGCCcggagcccgggctgggctctgtgtgggATCCCCTCGCTGGGAATGCCCCGTGCCAGCCGTGCTGTTCCCTGCCCGGGCACGGGGATGGAGCCTGGCACGGCTCTGCCCGGGCACAGACTTTGTCCCGGGGGTGCCAACCTGGCCGGAGTTTGTGCAACACCTCGAAGGCAAACTCCGGACCTGCGGAGCTCCCGCGGATgctcctggaggaggaggaggaggaggagaggccgCATGCAGCCCGCAGCTCGCAGCGGCGGCCGGGCAGTGTCCGTCTGTCCCCGGCGTGGcacagcaggcggggccgggggcagcgAGCCCCAGCAGCGCTGTGCCCCGGGGGAATGTGCGGGCTCCTGGGCAGCTGCCCGCAGCAAACCCCACgctgcttcccaggaaaaatgGAGCCTTTAtgtgcctgccccagcccctttCCCGGAAGGGCTCGGAGGATGCCCCGGCCGGCCGCGGGCAGACAAGAAGGGAATTGTTTCGGTGCGATTTGGGTTTCTGGGAGCACCTGCCCCGCGCGGGGCCCTCCACAATGGCTGCCTGTCTGCCGCAGAGCCGCCAATTATCCTCCGCGGCTAATTAGAGATGCAAAGTAGCGCTCGCATTCTCCCAGCTCCCCGGAGGGCTCCTGGGACCGGCGGCGCATCCGCATCTTCCCCGGGCATGGGGCGAGCGTGGGGCACCGGCCCCATCCGGCCCCAAAccgcagctgctgctctgccctgccctggcaagAGGCTCTGGAGGGCAGGAATGGGCTCGGGATCCTCCGTGCCCTCTGCCCCCATCCACACCGGCCTTCCCTG is a window of Melospiza georgiana isolate bMelGeo1 chromosome 23, bMelGeo1.pri, whole genome shotgun sequence DNA encoding:
- the RPS10 gene encoding small ribosomal subunit protein eS10 yields the protein MLMPKKNRIAIYELLFKEGVMVAKKDVHMPKHPELVDKNVPNLHVMKAMQSLKSRGYVKEQFAWRHFYWYLTNEGIQYLRDYLHLPPEIVPATLRRSRPETGRPRPKGLEGERPARLTRGEADRDTYRRSAVPPGADKKAEAGAGAATEFQFRGGFGRGRGQPPQ